One part of the Lapillicoccus jejuensis genome encodes these proteins:
- a CDS encoding MarR family winged helix-turn-helix transcriptional regulator, whose protein sequence is MVTRRPIGDPGGTTSDDPLAAIVDAVLDGSRALVAVSARSIAGAKSVTLPQFRMLVVLSEAEDSLTGLAGQLDVAPSTALRMVDRLVAAGLVERSVRPENRRETRLALTSAGRRVVRTVTQRRRRDLRAVLERLDPDRRDAVAAAMADFAAAAEQVWPATGRSLP, encoded by the coding sequence GTGGTGACGCGACGACCGATCGGCGACCCGGGCGGGACGACCTCGGACGACCCGCTGGCGGCGATCGTCGACGCGGTGCTCGACGGGTCCAGAGCCCTCGTGGCCGTGTCGGCGCGCTCGATCGCCGGGGCCAAGAGCGTGACGCTGCCGCAGTTCCGCATGCTCGTCGTGCTGTCCGAGGCGGAGGACAGCCTCACCGGCCTGGCCGGCCAGCTCGACGTCGCCCCCTCCACGGCCCTGCGGATGGTCGACCGGCTCGTCGCCGCCGGCCTCGTCGAGCGCAGCGTCCGCCCGGAGAACCGGCGCGAGACCCGCCTCGCCCTGACGTCAGCCGGCCGCCGCGTGGTCCGCACCGTGACCCAGCGCCGTCGCCGGGACCTGCGGGCGGTGCTGGAGCGCCTCGACCCCGACCGTCGCGACGCGGTGGCTGCCGCCATGGCCGACTTCGCGGCCGCGGCCGAGCAGGTCTGGCCCGCGACCGGGCGGTCGCTGCCGTGA
- a CDS encoding glycoside hydrolase family 15 protein, with the protein MTGLEPVRVVRDDGGEADISSYGVLGDGRTVALLARDGRVDWWPVPRLDSRPAFAALVDPGQGGFVALRPTDPDATSEMRYLDGTNQLVTTFATGSGRVSVLTSLDVGNAGRLPWTELAWRLEGQQGEVELELVVAPGTGLREWSAWADREATGDGPTLLHAGEVVLAVRTSWPVGHQPEDRLVRSRVTVVEGERRVAAVVASNGEPLYLTDLDAIASRIDLTTDRWRQWSRQVRWDGPDRDRVVRSALALKTVIVAETGAIAAAATTSLPERVGGPKNWDYRLAWIRDAAFTIDAMSVCGMQEEVHASVVWLLRAIRAHGPDVHVVYDLDGGLAPDTTEPPVPGYRGSRPVRVGNGATSQTQLGVYGDLFGTVADWVDDGHVLDLRSARELADLADRCADSWRHDDAGIWELQDERPYTSSKMNCWRALDAAARLADAGHLPDRAGRWRREAAAVADWVQEHCWSSVKQAYTFYAGSDDLDASVLLGARFGFDTGERMASTVRAVERELGAGPLVYRYSAVSAEEETFLACAYWLVEALALTGRLDDARDRLGRLGDLVPPTGLMSEMVDARTGQLVGNLPQALSHLAHINAAATVRDLGPTGKDVDPRRRKGCSG; encoded by the coding sequence GTGACCGGGCTCGAGCCGGTCCGCGTGGTGCGCGACGACGGCGGCGAGGCCGACATCTCGTCGTACGGCGTCCTGGGGGACGGGCGCACGGTGGCGTTGCTGGCCCGGGACGGACGGGTGGACTGGTGGCCCGTGCCGCGCCTGGACAGCCGCCCGGCCTTCGCCGCGCTGGTGGACCCGGGGCAGGGCGGGTTCGTCGCCCTGCGGCCGACCGACCCGGACGCCACGAGCGAGATGCGCTACCTCGACGGCACGAACCAGCTGGTGACGACCTTCGCGACGGGGTCGGGTCGGGTGAGCGTCCTCACCTCCCTCGACGTCGGCAACGCGGGGCGGCTGCCGTGGACCGAGCTGGCCTGGCGCCTCGAGGGGCAGCAGGGGGAGGTCGAGCTCGAGCTCGTCGTCGCCCCGGGCACCGGGCTGCGGGAGTGGAGCGCCTGGGCGGACCGGGAGGCGACCGGCGACGGTCCCACGCTCCTGCACGCGGGCGAGGTCGTCCTGGCCGTGCGCACGTCGTGGCCGGTCGGGCACCAGCCGGAGGACCGGCTGGTGCGCAGCCGCGTCACCGTCGTGGAGGGTGAGCGGCGTGTCGCCGCGGTCGTCGCGAGCAACGGCGAGCCGCTCTACCTGACCGACCTCGACGCGATCGCCAGTCGCATCGACCTGACGACCGACCGGTGGCGCCAGTGGTCGCGCCAGGTCCGGTGGGACGGGCCGGACCGCGACCGGGTCGTGCGCAGCGCGCTGGCCCTCAAGACGGTCATCGTCGCCGAGACCGGCGCCATCGCCGCTGCCGCGACGACCTCGCTGCCCGAGCGGGTGGGCGGGCCGAAGAACTGGGACTACCGGCTGGCGTGGATCCGCGACGCGGCCTTCACCATCGACGCGATGAGCGTCTGCGGGATGCAGGAGGAGGTGCACGCCAGCGTCGTCTGGCTCCTGCGGGCGATCCGGGCGCACGGGCCCGACGTGCACGTCGTGTACGACCTCGACGGCGGCCTGGCGCCGGACACGACGGAGCCGCCGGTGCCCGGCTACCGCGGCAGCCGCCCGGTCCGGGTCGGCAACGGCGCGACGTCGCAGACCCAGCTGGGGGTGTACGGCGACCTGTTCGGCACCGTCGCGGACTGGGTCGACGACGGCCACGTGCTCGACCTGCGCTCGGCCCGCGAGCTGGCCGACCTGGCCGACCGCTGCGCCGACAGCTGGCGCCACGACGACGCCGGCATCTGGGAGCTGCAGGACGAGCGTCCCTACACCTCGTCCAAGATGAACTGCTGGCGTGCCCTCGACGCCGCCGCCCGCCTGGCCGACGCAGGGCACCTGCCGGACCGTGCCGGTCGCTGGCGGCGCGAGGCCGCGGCCGTCGCCGACTGGGTCCAGGAGCACTGCTGGTCCTCGGTGAAGCAGGCCTACACGTTCTACGCGGGCAGCGACGACCTCGACGCCTCGGTGCTGCTGGGCGCGCGCTTCGGGTTCGACACGGGAGAGCGGATGGCGTCGACCGTGCGGGCGGTCGAGCGGGAGCTGGGCGCCGGGCCGTTGGTCTACCGGTACTCCGCGGTCTCGGCGGAGGAGGAGACGTTCCTGGCCTGCGCCTACTGGCTCGTCGAGGCACTGGCCCTGACCGGCCGGCTCGACGACGCCCGGGACCGCCTCGGCCGGCTGGGCGACCTCGTGCCCCCGACGGGGCTGATGTCGGAGATGGTCGACGCCCGCACGGGGCAGCTCGTCGGCAACCTGCCGCAGGCCCTCAGCCACCTCGCCCACATCAACGCCGCGGCCACGGTGCGTGACCTCGGCCCCACGGGGAAGGACGTCGATCCCCGACGACGGAAAGGATGCAGCGGATGA
- a CDS encoding chloride channel protein, which translates to MTALTMRVDWARARGLRSRRLGLLLLALGVGVGAGLGAVAFRYMIEGLTHLFTGFSDYAGHPGAANPQLPALGRFFVVLTPVVAGLVYGPLVQRFAREARGHGVPEVMVAVARHGGRIRPQVALVKAVASALCIGGGGSVGREGPIVQIGSALGSTLGQSFKLDERRVTLLVACGAAGGISATFNAPLAGVFFAMELILRQWAAESFGMVVLSSVTASVIGRGVLGDSPFLVLPAFHVDHLAQYPLFALLGVLAGLVGVGFSRVLYAVEDACDWAWRGPEWLRPATGGLLLGLVLLVLPQMYGVGYPVLGRAVDGGYGIAFLLVLLVGKLVACSLTIGIGGSGGVFAPSLFVGAMAGAAFGEVVHSVAPTSGGSVGAYALIGMGAVFAGAARAPITAVVILFELTGEYSIILPLMLAIVLATGISQVVSRDTVYTRKLLRRGIDIDEPADAAVRRRPAAPFVTPAPAPLRVDDTLEAAAARFAAGTDAELPVVEADGRLHGTVTATDVVRALSAGDDTRVGALASPADPVPDTATVGDVLTALGHARSVVPVADASGAVVGWVRERDLLGTTGLGRG; encoded by the coding sequence GTGACGGCACTGACGATGCGTGTGGACTGGGCGCGGGCCCGTGGGCTGCGATCCCGGCGGCTGGGGCTGCTCCTGCTCGCCCTCGGCGTGGGGGTGGGGGCCGGCCTGGGCGCCGTGGCGTTCCGCTACATGATCGAGGGGCTGACCCACCTCTTCACCGGGTTCTCCGACTACGCGGGCCACCCCGGAGCCGCCAACCCGCAGCTGCCCGCCCTCGGGCGGTTCTTCGTCGTCCTCACCCCGGTCGTCGCCGGTCTGGTCTACGGGCCGCTCGTGCAGCGCTTCGCCCGCGAGGCCCGCGGCCACGGCGTCCCCGAGGTCATGGTCGCCGTCGCCCGCCACGGCGGCCGGATCCGGCCGCAGGTCGCGCTGGTCAAGGCCGTCGCCTCGGCCCTGTGCATCGGCGGCGGCGGCTCGGTCGGCCGCGAGGGCCCCATCGTCCAGATCGGCTCGGCCCTCGGCTCGACCCTCGGTCAGTCCTTCAAGCTCGACGAGCGCCGGGTGACCCTGCTCGTCGCGTGCGGCGCGGCCGGCGGAATCTCGGCGACCTTCAACGCGCCCCTCGCCGGCGTCTTCTTCGCGATGGAGCTCATCCTGCGCCAGTGGGCCGCGGAGTCCTTCGGGATGGTCGTGCTCTCGTCGGTGACGGCCAGCGTCATCGGCCGCGGCGTCCTGGGTGACTCGCCCTTCCTCGTCCTGCCCGCCTTCCACGTCGACCACCTCGCGCAGTACCCGCTCTTCGCTCTCCTCGGCGTCCTCGCCGGGCTCGTCGGGGTCGGCTTCTCGCGCGTCCTCTACGCCGTCGAGGACGCCTGCGACTGGGCCTGGCGCGGCCCGGAGTGGCTTCGTCCCGCCACCGGCGGCCTGCTGCTCGGCCTCGTCCTGCTCGTCCTCCCGCAGATGTACGGCGTCGGCTATCCCGTCCTCGGCCGCGCGGTCGACGGCGGCTACGGCATCGCGTTCCTGCTCGTGCTGCTCGTCGGCAAGCTCGTCGCCTGCAGCCTGACCATCGGCATCGGTGGCTCGGGCGGGGTCTTCGCCCCGAGCCTCTTCGTGGGGGCCATGGCGGGGGCGGCGTTCGGTGAGGTCGTCCACTCGGTCGCCCCGACCTCGGGGGGCTCGGTCGGCGCCTACGCCCTCATCGGGATGGGCGCCGTGTTCGCCGGGGCCGCCCGCGCGCCGATCACCGCCGTGGTCATCCTCTTCGAGCTGACGGGCGAGTACTCGATCATCCTGCCGCTGATGCTGGCCATCGTCCTCGCCACCGGCATCAGCCAGGTCGTGTCCCGGGACACGGTCTACACCCGCAAGCTGCTGCGTCGCGGCATCGACATCGACGAGCCCGCCGACGCCGCCGTACGACGCCGCCCCGCCGCCCCCTTCGTCACGCCGGCCCCCGCACCGCTGCGGGTCGACGACACGCTCGAGGCCGCGGCGGCGCGGTTCGCCGCCGGCACCGACGCCGAGCTGCCGGTCGTCGAGGCGGACGGTCGGCTGCACGGCACGGTGACCGCGACCGACGTCGTGCGGGCCCTGTCGGCCGGCGACGACACGCGCGTCGGTGCGCTCGCCTCGCCGGCCGACCCGGTCCCCGACACGGCGACCGTGGGCGACGTGCTCACGGCGC